A section of the Acidobacterium capsulatum ATCC 51196 genome encodes:
- a CDS encoding AAA-associated domain-containing protein: MTEPIIRARQVEKFYAQPSENRIQVISPTDLAIYPGEIVALLGPSGSGKSTLLRMLAGLSQPSGGDVFWHEKPIAAADINVSIVFQSFALFPWLTVLQNVEAPLKARGMAAQERQKRSIKILDTVGLDGFEGAYPKELSGGMRQRVGFARALVVEPEVLFMDEPFSALDVLTAENLRSELLELWQNKTIPTRSIFIVTHNIEEAVLLADRIIVLGRNPGHVRTDFKVTLQHPRDRKGAPFTALVDYIYKVLTRPDVMPAEMPVLASGRPIRDQRQMHYEMLPHARPGGIAGLLEILLDLGGKADIYKLADELAFEIDDLFPIVDAAQLLGFLKVEEGDVSITPTGTDFANSEILRQKELFREAALQNVLLLRQITRALRSKSDHTVPEDFFLDMLDEQFSDDETQRQLETAINWGRYAELFDFDAGRRRFKLPEAEEEEALASGETIE; the protein is encoded by the coding sequence ATGACGGAGCCCATCATTCGCGCGAGACAGGTGGAAAAGTTCTACGCGCAGCCCAGCGAGAACCGCATCCAGGTGATCTCTCCGACCGACCTCGCCATCTATCCCGGCGAGATCGTCGCCCTGCTCGGCCCCTCCGGCTCGGGCAAGTCCACCCTGCTCCGCATGCTGGCCGGCCTCTCGCAGCCCTCCGGCGGCGACGTCTTCTGGCATGAAAAGCCTATCGCGGCCGCCGACATCAATGTCTCCATCGTCTTCCAGAGCTTCGCGCTCTTCCCCTGGCTCACGGTCCTGCAGAACGTAGAGGCCCCGCTGAAGGCCCGCGGCATGGCCGCCCAGGAGCGCCAGAAGCGCAGCATCAAGATCCTCGACACCGTCGGTCTCGACGGCTTTGAGGGCGCCTATCCCAAGGAGCTCTCCGGCGGCATGCGCCAGCGCGTCGGCTTTGCCCGCGCCCTGGTCGTCGAGCCCGAAGTCCTCTTCATGGACGAGCCCTTTTCCGCCCTCGATGTGCTCACGGCTGAGAACCTGCGCAGCGAACTCCTCGAGCTCTGGCAGAACAAGACCATCCCCACCCGCTCCATCTTCATCGTCACGCACAACATTGAAGAGGCCGTGCTGCTGGCCGACCGCATCATCGTGCTCGGCCGCAATCCCGGCCACGTGCGCACCGATTTCAAGGTCACCCTCCAGCATCCACGTGACCGCAAAGGCGCACCCTTCACCGCGCTGGTCGATTACATCTACAAAGTACTCACCCGCCCTGACGTCATGCCGGCGGAAATGCCCGTGCTCGCCAGCGGGCGGCCCATCCGCGATCAGCGTCAGATGCACTATGAAATGCTGCCCCACGCCCGCCCCGGCGGCATCGCCGGCCTGCTTGAGATTCTTCTCGATCTCGGCGGCAAGGCAGACATCTACAAGCTGGCCGACGAGCTGGCCTTTGAGATTGACGATCTCTTCCCCATCGTCGATGCCGCGCAGCTTCTCGGCTTCCTTAAAGTGGAAGAGGGCGACGTCAGCATTACGCCCACCGGCACCGATTTTGCCAACTCCGAAATTCTCCGCCAGAAGGAGCTCTTCCGCGAGGCCGCGCTTCAAAATGTCCTGCTGCTGCGTCAGATCACCCGCGCCCTGCGCAGCAAGAGCGACCACACCGTCCCCGAAGACTTCTTCCTCGATATGCTTGACGAGCAGTTCAGCGACGACGAAACCCAGCGCCAGTTGGAGACGGCCATCAACTGGGGCCGCTACGCCGAGCTCTTCGATTTCGACGCCGGCCGCCGCCGCTTCAAGCTGCCCGAAGCCGAAGAAGAGGAAGCGCTCGCCAGCGGAGAGACCATCGAATGA
- a CDS encoding ABC transporter permease, which yields MSLRTPLSTSFSRAQVMERTWPFILDLGVAGSLLALFYVVLWVARSWLHSAVPEVTIYRSPSHLPMYALESTVRIFVAYILSLIFAIVYGYIAAYNRWLEALMIATLDILQSIPVLSFLPGVMLAMMSLFPNRQIGIELGAILLIFTGEVWNMAFSFYSSLKSIPKELMEACTINRFSRWQRLIQLELPFSAIGLIWNSMVSVASGWFFLMVCEMFPVGSRNFRLPGLGSYLQTAASNGDVVAIIWGLLTMMLIIVLTDQLLWRPIIAWSDKFKFENVESAERITSPILHLIRNSNMLQYVSRRAVTPISEAFYTRVARGGPTRRRLPAADETRRSSRGRTLTYALIVTAAVLGIGTLAFHAMVLLREASTHEFLVLLGAAGMTFLRVNASLLIASLWTIPVGVAIGFHPRLANIAQPIAQIAASFPATALFPLIVIGLMRLGMGLGIGSIALMLLGTQWYILFNVIAGAMAIPSDLREVAGLFRFGNLQRWTTLILPGIFPYLVTGLITASGGAWNASIVAEYFKIQGKTMQTIGLGAQISAASDHGDFPRLLLATIIMALMVVTINRLVWRRLYHLGETRFRLDA from the coding sequence ATGAGCCTCCGCACTCCCCTGTCCACGTCGTTTTCTCGCGCACAGGTCATGGAGCGCACCTGGCCCTTCATTCTCGACCTTGGCGTCGCCGGCAGCCTGCTCGCTCTGTTCTACGTGGTGCTCTGGGTGGCGCGCTCCTGGCTGCATTCCGCCGTTCCTGAAGTCACCATCTACCGCTCGCCTTCGCACCTGCCCATGTATGCGCTCGAGTCCACCGTGCGCATCTTTGTCGCCTACATCCTCAGCCTCATCTTTGCCATTGTGTACGGCTACATCGCCGCCTACAACCGCTGGCTTGAGGCGCTGATGATCGCCACGCTCGACATTCTGCAGTCGATCCCGGTGCTCAGCTTCCTGCCTGGCGTCATGCTGGCCATGATGTCGCTGTTTCCCAACCGGCAAATCGGCATCGAACTCGGCGCCATCCTGCTCATCTTCACCGGCGAAGTCTGGAACATGGCCTTCAGCTTCTACAGCTCACTCAAAAGCATTCCCAAAGAGCTGATGGAAGCCTGCACCATCAACCGCTTCTCGCGCTGGCAGCGACTCATCCAGTTGGAGCTTCCCTTCTCGGCCATCGGCCTCATCTGGAACTCCATGGTCTCGGTGGCCAGCGGCTGGTTCTTCCTCATGGTCTGCGAGATGTTCCCGGTCGGCAGCCGCAACTTCCGCCTGCCCGGACTCGGCTCCTATCTGCAGACAGCCGCCTCCAATGGAGATGTGGTGGCCATCATCTGGGGCCTGCTCACCATGATGCTCATCATCGTTCTCACCGACCAGTTGCTCTGGCGTCCCATCATCGCCTGGTCTGACAAGTTCAAGTTTGAAAACGTAGAGAGCGCGGAACGCATCACCTCGCCCATCCTCCACCTCATCCGCAACAGCAACATGTTGCAGTACGTTTCGCGCCGCGCCGTCACGCCTATCTCTGAGGCTTTTTACACTCGCGTCGCCCGGGGCGGCCCAACGCGCCGCCGCCTTCCCGCCGCCGACGAAACACGCCGCTCATCCCGCGGACGCACGCTCACCTACGCCCTCATCGTCACCGCCGCGGTGCTCGGCATCGGCACGCTGGCCTTCCACGCGATGGTGCTACTGCGCGAGGCCTCCACGCATGAATTTCTCGTCCTGCTCGGCGCGGCCGGCATGACCTTTCTGCGCGTCAATGCCTCGCTGCTCATCGCCAGTCTCTGGACTATCCCGGTCGGCGTTGCCATCGGTTTTCATCCCCGCCTCGCCAACATCGCGCAACCGATCGCGCAGATCGCCGCGTCCTTTCCCGCCACCGCGCTCTTCCCGCTCATTGTCATCGGCCTTATGAGGCTTGGCATGGGCCTCGGCATCGGCTCCATCGCACTCATGCTGCTCGGCACGCAATGGTACATCCTCTTCAACGTCATTGCGGGAGCCATGGCCATCCCCTCTGACCTTCGCGAGGTCGCCGGTCTCTTCCGCTTCGGCAATCTCCAACGCTGGACGACCCTGATCCTGCCCGGCATCTTCCCCTATCTGGTCACCGGGCTCATCACCGCGAGCGGCGGCGCATGGAACGCCTCCATCGTGGCCGAGTACTTCAAGATTCAGGGCAAGACCATGCAGACTATCGGCCTCGGTGCGCAGATCAGCGCCGCCAGCGACCATGGCGACTTTCCCCGCCTCCTGCTGGCCACCATCATCATGGCCCTCATGGTCGTGACCATCAACCGCCTCGTCTGGCGGCGGCTCTACCATCTCGGAGAAACCCGCTTCCGTCTCGACGCCTGA
- a CDS encoding CHASE3 domain-containing protein, with product MKPSPGRALTYALLSAAILAVGVNTWLAIRAVGVMARSEAWVARTWQVTHAAQTVVTSMLSAESGDRGYLLTGDSRYLAAYEKARQVLPAQISHLQALMPQDAAQQQRFAEIRALVETRIALLQQGIELRREGQETGLQAIVVTGTGQVEMDHLSALIDSIQTEENHLLAGRVARSHLARRNAILTISIASLLNLILILLAVWRFQRERLLRESSELSARRLQRLQAVGEVGLSRLTVAELTQALMHRLHWIVDADVALLCRYNNCCIEVTATNGFDLRDPGPFPLPEDSPLRQAAEQQQPVQLAEDSIDLHPFTELHGKLQALQVLPLSISGNTGALFLVGRTTLANRQPFDQELLSVIADRIALAMDRARAYEAEHDARRAAEQKAEEVRILNEELEERVRQRTAELEAANRELEAFSYSVSHDLRAPLRSVDGFSLALVEDYGSSLDADGRDYVQRIRKGVQRMGQLIDSLLQLSRITRADLARETFDLSELAEDVLADLRAAHPERNIITEVQPGLTIEADPRLLRVALENLFGNAIKFSARVPEARIEFGQAASGEYYVRDNGAGFDMQYVSKLFNAFQRLHGDREFLGSGIGLATVARVIRRHGGSIRAEGEIGKGAVFSFTLGGTSYA from the coding sequence ATGAAACCATCTCCGGGAAGAGCGCTCACCTATGCCCTTCTGAGCGCCGCCATTCTTGCTGTGGGCGTGAATACATGGCTGGCCATTCGCGCAGTCGGCGTCATGGCCCGCAGCGAAGCATGGGTCGCGCGCACCTGGCAGGTCACGCACGCCGCGCAGACCGTCGTTACATCGATGCTGTCAGCCGAGAGCGGCGACCGTGGCTACCTCCTCACCGGAGACTCCCGCTACCTCGCCGCCTACGAAAAAGCCCGCCAGGTTCTGCCCGCCCAGATCAGCCATTTACAAGCACTGATGCCGCAGGATGCTGCGCAGCAGCAGCGTTTCGCCGAGATTCGCGCCCTGGTCGAAACTCGCATCGCCCTGCTGCAACAAGGCATCGAGCTTCGCCGCGAGGGCCAGGAAACAGGCTTGCAGGCCATCGTCGTCACCGGCACCGGTCAGGTGGAGATGGATCATCTCAGCGCCCTCATTGACTCCATCCAGACTGAAGAGAATCATCTGCTCGCCGGACGCGTTGCGCGCTCCCATCTGGCCCGCAGAAACGCCATCCTGACCATCTCGATTGCGAGCCTGCTCAACCTGATTCTCATTCTGCTTGCGGTCTGGCGTTTCCAGCGCGAGCGTCTTCTGCGTGAATCTTCAGAGCTTTCCGCGCGCCGTCTGCAACGCCTGCAGGCCGTGGGAGAGGTGGGCCTCAGCCGCCTCACCGTCGCCGAACTCACCCAGGCGCTCATGCACCGGCTCCATTGGATCGTCGATGCCGATGTGGCGCTGCTCTGCCGCTACAACAACTGCTGCATTGAGGTCACCGCTACCAACGGATTCGACCTTCGCGACCCGGGCCCGTTTCCTCTTCCCGAGGATAGTCCGCTACGCCAGGCTGCCGAGCAGCAGCAGCCCGTGCAACTGGCCGAAGACTCCATTGACCTGCACCCTTTTACCGAACTGCACGGCAAGCTTCAGGCTCTGCAGGTTCTGCCGCTCTCCATCTCCGGCAATACCGGCGCGCTCTTTCTTGTGGGCCGCACCACGCTGGCGAACCGTCAGCCGTTTGATCAGGAGCTGCTCTCCGTCATCGCCGACCGCATCGCGCTTGCGATGGATAGAGCCCGCGCCTATGAGGCCGAACACGATGCCCGCCGCGCCGCCGAACAAAAGGCCGAAGAGGTCCGCATTCTCAACGAAGAGCTGGAAGAGCGCGTGCGCCAGCGCACCGCCGAGCTTGAGGCTGCCAATCGCGAGCTGGAAGCCTTCAGCTACTCCGTCTCGCACGATCTTCGCGCCCCGCTCCGCAGCGTCGATGGCTTCAGCCTGGCGCTCGTCGAGGACTACGGCTCCTCGCTCGACGCTGACGGGCGTGATTATGTGCAGCGCATCCGCAAAGGCGTGCAGCGCATGGGCCAATTGATTGATTCCCTGCTGCAGCTCTCGCGCATCACCCGGGCCGATCTTGCCCGCGAAACCTTTGACCTCAGCGAACTCGCCGAAGACGTGCTCGCCGATCTACGCGCCGCCCATCCCGAACGCAACATCATCACCGAGGTGCAGCCGGGCCTGACGATCGAGGCGGATCCTCGCCTGCTGCGCGTCGCACTTGAAAATCTCTTCGGCAACGCCATCAAATTCAGCGCGCGCGTGCCCGAAGCCCGCATCGAGTTCGGCCAGGCAGCATCGGGGGAATACTACGTCCGTGACAACGGAGCAGGCTTTGACATGCAGTACGTCTCGAAGCTCTTCAATGCCTTCCAGCGTCTCCACGGAGATCGCGAATTTCTCGGTTCCGGCATCGGCCTCGCCACCGTTGCCCGCGTTATTCGCCGCCACGGCGGCAGCATTCGAGCCGAGGGCGAAATTGGCAAAGGCGCTGTCTTCTCGTTTACCTTAGGAGGAACATCGTATGCCTGA
- a CDS encoding response regulator — MPDSARIILLVEDDPDHELLTIRALKKANVNNAIHVAHDGEEATRFLFGLDGAEPEPLPQVVLLDLKLPRVDGLEVLRRIREHERTRLLPVVVLTSSDEESDIVRSYKLGVNSYIRKPVNFNDFAEATRQLGMYWLVLNECPPSF, encoded by the coding sequence ATGCCTGACTCCGCACGAATCATATTGCTGGTAGAAGACGATCCCGATCACGAGTTGCTGACCATTCGCGCGCTCAAGAAGGCGAATGTCAACAACGCCATCCACGTCGCCCACGACGGCGAAGAGGCCACACGCTTTCTCTTCGGCCTCGATGGTGCCGAGCCCGAGCCGCTGCCGCAGGTCGTTCTGCTTGACCTTAAACTCCCCCGGGTCGACGGGCTTGAAGTCCTCCGCCGCATTCGCGAACATGAACGCACGCGTCTGCTTCCCGTTGTCGTTCTCACCTCTTCGGATGAAGAGAGCGATATCGTCCGCAGCTACAAACTCGGAGTGAACAGTTACATTCGCAAGCCCGTCAACTTCAACGACTTTGCTGAAGCCACCCGGCAGCTTGGAATGTACTGGCTGGTGCTCAACGAATGTCCCCCGAGCTTCTGA
- a CDS encoding hybrid sensor histidine kinase/response regulator, translating to MSPELLNKTRIRVLLVEDSEDDAFLLQRHLARVGFEAKVHRVETFEGMRAALTGPHPAWDIILADYNLPSFSAPEALRLVHSFDLDIPFIVLSGIISEETAVTAMRAGANDYVSKQNLARLGPAIQRELREAIQRRERRAAESALRISERRFHRLVEAMPLALLIADASGRVSYCNASVEKLLGYSEQELRSGRITIDDIFPRTTEMTMHLLQMIASGPEDTIEIEGIRKDGAPVPILLGAALLNPESPAAEQQMAAFLADLTEQKHSHEIMKQTEKLAAAGRLAASIAHEINNPLEAVTNCLYLLQRTRLEDHAREYITLAQNELERVVHITTQTLRFYRQSTRPVEIDIEELFETVLALYDIRMRAHNVQVTRDFRATRSIVGNDGEIRQVLANLVSNAIDAMMQQENGRLLLRTTETRHWSTGREGIAITVADNGSGMDPVVARRIFEPFYSTKGITGTGLGLWVSREIITKHHGVIQLHSRTTPPSGTVFRLFLPFDTGLQHNFTASQSTQTASS from the coding sequence ATGTCCCCCGAGCTTCTGAACAAAACCCGCATTCGCGTGCTGCTCGTCGAAGACAGCGAAGACGACGCTTTCCTGTTGCAGCGCCATCTGGCCCGCGTCGGCTTTGAGGCCAAGGTTCACCGTGTGGAAACCTTCGAGGGCATGCGCGCCGCGCTCACCGGGCCGCATCCGGCCTGGGATATCATTCTGGCCGATTACAACCTTCCCTCTTTCAGCGCGCCCGAGGCGTTGCGCCTCGTTCATAGCTTCGATCTTGACATTCCCTTCATCGTGCTCTCGGGCATTATCAGTGAAGAGACCGCCGTCACCGCCATGCGAGCCGGGGCCAACGACTACGTTTCCAAGCAGAATCTCGCCCGTCTCGGCCCAGCCATCCAGCGCGAACTGCGCGAGGCCATCCAGCGTCGCGAGCGCCGTGCGGCCGAGTCCGCCCTGCGCATCAGCGAGCGCCGCTTCCATCGCCTCGTCGAGGCCATGCCACTGGCCCTGCTCATCGCCGACGCCTCAGGCCGCGTGAGCTACTGCAATGCCAGTGTAGAAAAGCTCCTCGGATACTCCGAGCAGGAACTCCGCTCCGGCCGCATCACCATTGATGACATCTTTCCCCGCACCACCGAGATGACCATGCATCTGCTGCAGATGATCGCCTCTGGTCCTGAAGACACCATCGAGATCGAAGGCATCCGCAAAGACGGCGCGCCCGTGCCCATTCTGCTCGGTGCCGCCCTGCTCAATCCGGAGTCGCCGGCTGCCGAGCAGCAGATGGCCGCCTTTCTCGCCGATCTCACCGAGCAGAAGCACAGCCACGAAATCATGAAGCAGACCGAGAAACTCGCGGCCGCCGGCCGCCTCGCTGCTTCCATCGCGCATGAGATCAACAATCCGCTCGAAGCCGTCACCAACTGCCTCTATCTGCTGCAGCGCACCCGCCTCGAAGACCACGCCCGCGAATACATCACCCTGGCGCAAAACGAGCTGGAGCGCGTCGTTCACATCACCACGCAGACACTGCGCTTCTACCGCCAGAGCACGCGCCCCGTCGAGATCGACATCGAAGAGCTCTTCGAGACCGTCCTGGCTCTCTATGACATCCGCATGCGGGCGCACAATGTGCAGGTCACGCGCGACTTCCGCGCCACCCGCTCCATCGTCGGCAATGATGGCGAAATCCGCCAGGTGCTCGCCAATCTCGTCAGCAACGCCATCGATGCCATGATGCAGCAGGAGAATGGCCGCCTGCTGCTGCGCACCACCGAGACCCGCCACTGGTCCACCGGCCGCGAAGGCATCGCCATCACCGTTGCCGACAACGGCAGCGGCATGGACCCCGTCGTCGCGCGCCGAATCTTCGAGCCGTTCTACTCCACCAAGGGCATCACCGGCACCGGCCTCGGCCTTTGGGTCAGCCGTGAAATCATCACCAAGCATCACGGCGTCATTCAGCTCCACTCCCGCACCACCCCGCCCTCCGGCACGGTCTTCCGTCTCTTTCTACCCTTCGACACCGGCCTGCAACACAACTTCACCGCCAGCCAGAGCACCCAAACGGCATCCTCCTGA
- a CDS encoding Gfo/Idh/MocA family oxidoreductase: protein MSEQIRVGVVGFGLAGRIFHTAVIDATPGFKLQGIVKPTGDEAKAAYPGVPCYRTIEEMFADTSIRLVVVATPSHTHFEIAQRCLREQRHVIIDKPFTLTSQEASTLIEMARERNLLLSAYQNRRWDGDFKTVQQIVAGGELGRIVSYASHFDRFRPEPRPGVWRESGGPGSGILFDLGTHLVDQATTLFGTPSLIDATVRIERDEGQADDFFDIRLTYQQHHCLVVRLSASTLARTPGPRFHLNGTRGSFVKYGLDPQEDQLKSGLRFDAPGFGEDPESAWGTLQILDEAPRRIATERGDYRAYYENVRDALTGKALLAVTPVQAWRTTRLIELARKSSAEQRTIAVDLHGQPE, encoded by the coding sequence ATGTCCGAACAGATTCGCGTCGGAGTTGTCGGTTTTGGTTTAGCGGGCCGCATATTTCATACAGCGGTCATCGACGCTACCCCGGGCTTCAAGCTTCAGGGAATCGTCAAACCCACCGGAGACGAGGCAAAAGCCGCCTATCCCGGTGTGCCTTGCTATCGCACCATCGAAGAGATGTTCGCAGACACCAGCATTCGCCTGGTCGTGGTTGCGACTCCCAGTCACACTCACTTTGAAATCGCACAACGGTGTCTGCGCGAGCAGCGCCATGTGATCATCGACAAGCCCTTCACGCTCACCTCGCAGGAAGCCTCCACCCTCATCGAGATGGCGCGCGAACGCAACCTCCTGCTCAGCGCCTATCAGAATCGCCGCTGGGATGGTGATTTCAAGACCGTCCAGCAGATTGTTGCCGGCGGCGAACTCGGTCGCATCGTCAGCTACGCCTCCCACTTTGATCGCTTTCGCCCTGAGCCTCGACCTGGCGTCTGGCGCGAGAGCGGCGGCCCTGGCAGCGGCATCCTCTTTGACCTGGGAACACACCTGGTCGACCAGGCCACCACGCTCTTCGGCACACCCTCGCTCATCGACGCCACCGTTCGCATTGAGCGTGACGAAGGCCAGGCGGACGACTTCTTTGACATTCGTCTCACCTACCAGCAGCATCACTGCCTCGTTGTTCGGCTCAGTGCCTCCACGCTGGCCCGTACGCCGGGTCCCCGCTTCCATCTCAACGGCACGCGCGGCAGCTTCGTCAAATACGGCCTCGATCCGCAGGAGGATCAGCTCAAAAGCGGCCTGCGCTTTGACGCTCCCGGCTTCGGTGAAGATCCCGAGTCTGCATGGGGCACCTTGCAGATTCTGGACGAGGCTCCACGCCGTATCGCCACCGAGCGGGGCGACTACCGGGCCTACTATGAGAATGTCAGGGATGCTTTGACTGGAAAAGCGCTGCTGGCAGTCACGCCGGTACAGGCCTGGCGCACGACCCGCCTGATTGAACTGGCGCGTAAGTCCAGCGCCGAACAACGCACCATCGCCGTCGACCTGCACGGCCAGCCCGAATAA
- a CDS encoding tetratricopeptide repeat protein: MRKSLKVLAAVAVAGLLLPAPKAHAVSKEIIQLQVQVQALQNAVQHLQQTDAEQMGAIQNIVQQTSNTVIQMNQTISALQNQLQAQQQSGGGAIQQVSTQIQSLNDSVDELRTRIEKLSHQMDQVESQLQNVQQPAAAPGSGASPDGQAAGQGQAAPGTDSGNATPQPQAAMQQPAFPPIKQLYQVALSDYEGGRYKLAASEFGDVVKDYPLDELSGSAQFYIGESNYRLHKYHDAIKAYENVLQNFAGNSKAPASRLHKAYAELALGERESGVHDLKALIARYPQTPEASQARVRLHGLGISSRRHSSASRGM, from the coding sequence ATGAGAAAGAGCCTGAAAGTTCTCGCGGCGGTGGCCGTGGCCGGACTGCTTTTGCCGGCCCCCAAGGCCCACGCGGTTTCAAAGGAAATCATTCAATTGCAGGTGCAGGTGCAGGCTCTGCAAAACGCCGTGCAGCATCTGCAGCAGACAGACGCCGAGCAGATGGGCGCGATTCAGAACATCGTGCAGCAGACCTCGAACACGGTCATTCAGATGAACCAGACGATCTCTGCTCTGCAGAACCAGTTGCAGGCGCAGCAGCAATCGGGCGGCGGAGCGATTCAGCAGGTCTCCACCCAGATTCAGAGCCTGAACGACTCGGTGGATGAGCTGCGGACACGCATCGAGAAGCTGAGCCACCAGATGGACCAGGTCGAGTCGCAACTGCAGAATGTGCAGCAGCCCGCGGCGGCGCCGGGCAGTGGCGCAAGCCCGGATGGTCAGGCGGCCGGACAGGGACAGGCTGCACCGGGTACCGATAGCGGCAATGCCACACCTCAACCGCAGGCTGCGATGCAGCAGCCTGCTTTTCCGCCGATCAAGCAGCTTTATCAGGTCGCTCTCAGCGATTACGAGGGGGGCCGGTACAAGCTGGCCGCCAGCGAGTTTGGCGACGTGGTGAAGGACTATCCGCTGGATGAGCTGTCAGGCAGCGCGCAGTTTTATATCGGCGAGTCGAACTATCGTCTGCACAAGTACCATGACGCCATCAAGGCTTATGAGAATGTGCTGCAGAATTTTGCGGGAAACTCGAAGGCTCCGGCGTCGCGGCTGCACAAGGCCTATGCCGAGCTGGCGCTGGGTGAGCGGGAATCGGGCGTGCACGATCTGAAGGCTTTGATTGCGCGCTATCCGCAGACGCCGGAAGCGAGCCAGGCTCGTGTTCGACTGCATGGGCTGGGCATCAGCTCGCGCCGTCACTCCTCAGCCAGCCGCGGCATGTAA
- the pal gene encoding peptidoglycan-associated lipoprotein Pal, translating to MKHAYRKSFLLSAGLVAMLTIAGCHKKVATAPVSAPPPAMIPAPTATISANPQTVTAGNPVVLTWQTTNATNVSIDGIGQVETSGTQTVTPTQSTSYHLVATGQGGSTDATVQVTVTQPQAATVAESNIDEATFEANVKPVFYNFDSYSVRPDAQAIIQQDANYLIQHPNLHVVIGGYCDDRGSVEYNLALGENRANAAKQALVSAGVSPDRLRTVSYGKEKQFCTEQNESCWQSNRRAQFTLDQ from the coding sequence ATGAAGCACGCATATCGCAAGTCGTTCCTGTTAAGCGCAGGTCTTGTGGCCATGCTGACCATCGCGGGCTGTCACAAGAAGGTCGCTACCGCCCCCGTGTCGGCTCCTCCGCCGGCGATGATTCCCGCTCCAACCGCCACTATCAGCGCCAACCCGCAGACGGTAACCGCCGGCAATCCGGTGGTTCTGACCTGGCAGACCACCAACGCAACGAACGTTTCGATCGACGGCATCGGCCAGGTGGAAACCTCGGGCACGCAGACGGTGACGCCGACCCAGTCGACGAGCTATCACCTGGTGGCGACCGGCCAGGGCGGCTCCACGGATGCGACCGTTCAGGTCACGGTGACCCAGCCGCAGGCGGCGACGGTTGCAGAGTCGAATATCGACGAAGCGACCTTTGAAGCCAATGTGAAGCCGGTCTTCTACAACTTTGACAGCTACTCGGTCCGTCCCGATGCTCAGGCGATCATCCAGCAGGATGCGAACTACCTGATTCAGCATCCGAATCTGCACGTGGTGATCGGCGGCTATTGCGATGACCGCGGCTCGGTGGAATATAACCTGGCTCTTGGCGAGAATCGCGCCAACGCAGCCAAGCAGGCCCTGGTGAGTGCCGGTGTCAGCCCCGACCGGCTGCGCACGGTGAGCTACGGCAAAGAGAAGCAGTTCTGCACGGAACAGAACGAATCGTGCTGGCAGTCGAACCGCCGCGCACAGTTCACGCTGGACCAGTAG